One Rosa chinensis cultivar Old Blush chromosome 3, RchiOBHm-V2, whole genome shotgun sequence DNA window includes the following coding sequences:
- the LOC112194483 gene encoding hevamine-A, with protein sequence MRIHQDENTAAPQCPFPDAYVGNALNTGLFDFVWVQFYNNPRSGDISNLEDGWKQWTSAIPAHKIFLGLPAAPQAAGSGFIPAADLNSQVLPAIKNSAKYGGVMLWSKYYDDLDGYSSSIKNDV encoded by the coding sequence ATGAGAATACATCAAGATGAGAATACTGCTGCTCCACAGTGTCCCTTTCCTGATGCTTATGTTGGAAATGCACTCAACACAGGCCTCTTCGACTTTGTTTGGGTACAGTTCTACAACAACCCAAGATCTGGTGATATTTCAAATCTCGAAGATGGTTGGAAGCAATGGACTTCCGCCATTCCTGCACATAAGATTTTCTTAGGACTTCCTGCTGCACCCCAAGCTGCTGGTAGTGGATTTATTCCAGCGGCTGATCTCAACTCACAAGTCCTTCCGGCTATCAAGAATTCAGCTAAATATGGAGGTGTCATGCTTTGGTCCAAGTATTATGATGATCTAGATGGATACAGCTCTTCCATCAAGAATGATGTCTAG